The proteins below are encoded in one region of Helianthus annuus cultivar XRQ/B chromosome 2, HanXRQr2.0-SUNRISE, whole genome shotgun sequence:
- the LOC110924967 gene encoding myosin-binding protein 7 produces MESESIPPSGKECECECNYCYPINNRSCTNTWFRSVKRKLDELETETRSFLIPGLSVPEVARVEIENECDVLREMVTNQQQSIHDLAVELEKERNASSSAANEAMSMILRLQREKAGIEMEARQFKRFAEQKSNHDQQEIAALEELLYKREQTIQSLTCEVQAYKYRMMSYGLTESEAEGVKGVITHSHNSIASNSDTQSIMFDEYPPLKCHTNEQQAYPESEHETEIIDIEKYAFSETQTPCSIKDIEHRIIQLERSSPRHQPVLEKVVVGNSPRIQKPSTRYSMDSVGSGSFFAMIKEEDPNFKKVENESEYGSEINDRIYTVDAVHYGAPAATQAYHNEPKENMNACDDYMSNGKDSVCHGEIQDPEVMKLYARLQALEADRESMRQAIINMRTDKAQLVLLKEIAQNLCKDMSPTSRMPAKKQSYFWAVGQSVVSFVLWRKNASQTKYMTASNRGLMVVLDKNSEMGQWRCVSKTQLGAMEVCLKNTAFAKVMVKL; encoded by the exons ATGGAATCCGAAAGCATCCCGCCTTCGGGCAAAGAATGCGAATGCGAATGTAACTACTGCTACCCGATTAATAATCGGTCATGTACGAATACATGGTTTCGATCGGTGAAACGAAAGCTCGATGAACTCGAGACAGAGACCCGGAGTTTTTTAATTCCGGGTCTCTCAGTACCCGAAGTGGCACGGGTGGAGATAGAAAACGAATGTGACGTGTTGCGCGAAATGGTGACAAACCAACAACAATCGATTCATGACCTCGCGGTTGAGTTGGAGAAAGAGCGAAACGCGTCTTCTTCGGCTGCGAACGAGGCCATGTCGATGATCTTGCGCTTGCAGCGCGAAAAGGCGGGGATTGAAATGGAGGCGAGGCAGTTTAAACGGTTTGCGGAGCAGAAATCGAACCATGATCAACAAGAGATTGCCGCGTTGGAAGAGCTTTTGTATAAGCGCGAACAAACGATTCAATCGTTAACGTGTGAAGTACAGGCGTATAAATACCGGATGATGAGTTATGGGCTTACAGAATCTGAAGCAGAAGGTGTAAAAGGTGTGATCACACATAGTCACAACAGCATTGCCTCAAATTCGGACACCCAATCGATCATGTTCGATGAATACCCGCCGCTTAAATGCCATACAAACGAGCAACAAGCGTACCCAGAATCCGAACATGAAACCGAAATAATCGATATAGAAAAATATGCATTTAGTGAAACACAAACACCATGTTCTATAAAAGACATTGAACACAGAATCATCCAACTGGAAAGATCAAGTCCACGTCATCAACCGGTTCTCGAGAAAGTAGTCGTCGGTAACTCGCCGAGAATACAAAAGCCGTCGACTCGTTATTCAATGGACAGTGTGGGTTCGGGTTCGTTCTTCGCAATGATTAAAGAAGAAGATCCTAATTTTAAAAAGGTCGAAAACGAGTCGGAATATGGGAGTGAAATAAATGACAGGATATATACTGTAGACGCGGTTCATTATGGTGCGCCTGCTGCCACACAGGCGTACCATAATGAGCCGAAAGAAAATATGAATGCATGTGATGATTATATGAGTAATGGGAAAGACTCGGTGTGTCATGGTGAGATTCAGGATCCGGAAGTGATGAAACTTTATGCGCGACTTCAAGCGCTTGAAGCGGATCGCGAATCGATGAGGCAGGCGATTATTAACATGCGAACCGATAAGGCGCAACTTGTTTTGTTGAAGGAGATAGCTCAGAATTTGTGTAAAGATATGTCACCAACAAGCAGGATGCCTGCTAAGAAGCAATCTTATTTTTGGGCTGTTGGTCAAAGTGTTGTATCATTTGTCTTGTGGAGAAAAAATGCAAGTCAAACCAA GTATATGACCGCGAGTAATCGAGGGTTGATGGTGGTTTTGGACAAGAATTCGGAGATGGGGCAATGGAGGTGTGTTTCAAAAACACAACTTGGGGCAATGGAGGTGTGCTTGAAGAACACAGCTTTCGCCAAAGTGATGGTTAAACTGTAA